AGCGCGTCGACAAGCTGTGGGAAGCTATTTTCCATACCGTCCGGCTGGACCGCGAAGATCCTGTAGCTGCCTGGCAGGAGCATCTGGACACGCTTGAACAGAAAGCCGATGTTCTGAATTCCAAGAAATACCACAGCCTGCATTACATAGCACCCGGAACCGACCTGACCATTGAGCTGCCTGAAGGTCATGTCTGGGCACAGGGCGACAGCATCAATGCGCAAGGCCACTCTTTTGTCGCCAATATGCCTACCGAGGAAGTGTTCACCGCTCCGAAGAAGACCGGCGTGAACGGAACGGTAAGAAGCACGAAGCCGCTCAGCTACGGCGGGAATATTATTGACGGCTTCTCTATTACCTTTGAACAGGGCAAGATTACCAGTGTAACTGCCGAACAGGGCCAGGAAGCACTCGAATATCTGATCAGCCTGGATGAAGGCGCCAAGTACCTGGGCGAAGTCGCCCTTGTACCGCATCAATCCCCAATTTCCGAATCGGGTATCCTCTATTTCAACACCCTGTTTGACGAGAATGCCTCCAACCATCTGGCGATTGGTACAGCCTATGCCTTCTGCCTGGAAGGCGGCAAGGAGATGAATCAGGAGGAGCTGACCGCCCGCGGCCTCAATAACAGTGTAACCCATGTCGACTTCATGATCGGCTCCGGGGAGATGGATATTTACGGTATCACGGCTGACGGTACACGTGAGCCCGTATTCCTGAAGGGCAACTGGGCATTCTGAGGCCCTTGTGGACCTATTCTGCCTTTCAATAGATAATGAATGGAGCTGAACTCATGTTGGATTTCACACAAAAGCTGGAGAATTACGCGCTGCTCGCTGTTAAGATCGGCGTAAATATTCAACCCGGACAGACCCTCGTGGTCAACGCGGACATCGTCGCAGCAGAACTGGTACGCCTGATTGTACGCCAGGCCTATGAAGCAGGAGCCAAGCTCGTCAAGGTGAACTATTCCGATGAATTCGTCACCCGGACCCGTTATGATCTCGCGCCTTCCGAGAGCTTCTTGGAGCCGCCGAAGTGGCAGGCGGATGAGCTGGAGGATCTTGCCCGCAGCGGCGCGGCATTCCTGACGATTATCTCGGCCGATCCCGACCTTCTGAACGGCGTCGATCCCACCCGGATCACCAACCATCAGAAAACAGCCGGCCAGGCCATGGCCCCATACCGCGAGATGCTGATGTCCAACCATGTCAGCTGGAGCGGCCTGGCCTTCCCTTCCCCTTCCTGGGCCGCCAAAGTGTTCCCGGATGCCGCACCCGAACAGCAGATTGACCTGCTGTGGGACGCCATCTTCAAGGCTGTCCGCGCGGATCAGGAGAATCCTGTGGAAGCCTGGAGCAACCATCTGGCCGGCCTGAAATCGCGCTGCGAGCAGCTCAATGCGAAGAAATACCGCAAGCTGCATTACACGGCTCCGGGCACCGATCTGACGCTCGAACTGCCGGAAGGCCATATCTGGTGTCAGGCTGGCGCAGTCAACAGCCGCGGCATGTCCTTCCTGGCGAACATTCCGACCGAGGAAGTGTTCACCGCTCCGCTGAAGACCGGTGCAAACGGTACGGTCCGCAGCACGAAACCGCTCAGCTATGGCGGCAACATTATTGACCGCTTCACGCTGACCTTGGAGAACGGTAAAGTCACGGACTTTACCGCAGAAGTCGGCCAGGAAGCGCTGGCCTCCCTGCTGGCTATGGACGAAGGGGCTGCCTACTTCGGCGAAGTGGCGCTGGTGCCGTATCACTCTCCAATCTCGGAGAGCGGCATTCTCTATTACACCACACTTTATGATGAGAATGCTTCGTGCCACCTTGCTCTTGGCGCTGCCTATGCCTTCACCCTGGAGGACGGCATCAATATGACCAAGGAGCAGCTGGCCGAGCGCGGCATGAACCAGAGTCTCACTCATGTAGACTTCATGATGGGCTCCCCGGAGATGAATATCGACGGAATTACCGACGACGGCTCCATTGACCCGATCTTCCGGAATGGAGATTGGGCGTAGACTGCGTTTCATTTGGATAAAAGGCCCCGCGATGCTCAGCTATGAGCGCGCGGGGTCTTTTTGTTGTCTATGAAGTGCTTTTCGCCCAAATTGCAAGTTTGTTCAAAGTTAATTCACAATATTGTTGAAATTAGTTCACAAATATGTCACAATACAATTAAGGATAGCATTTACAAGGAGGGAATTCAGATGAGAGATTCTTTGAATCATGAAGAGACAGAGCAGACTGAACAAGAACGTCTGGACGTCCAGGCCCCCAAAGACTTAAGTATCGTTGCTTCCGACGCCATCAAATACACGGCTTATATTATGCTTCTGTTCGGGTTCTTGTATTTCCTGATTGCCTACCTCGGCCCCATGCTATAATGCAATACATTAATAGTATCCGCTTCTGCGTAAGCGCTTACGGCTGATCTGCTCCTGCGGGAAGATGGATGAGCCGTTTTTGTATTGCCATAACCGGTCACCAAAACGGCAGCCCCCGTTAAGCTTGAGGACTGCCGTTCTTCGTTTATTTTTTATTTCCAGCCAAGGACCTTGCTGATCCAGGCAGTGGCCTCCGGTGTCCAGGCCTCTTCCATCCTCGCGCGCAACCAGGCGGTCGCCTCATCCCGCGTTCCTTCGAAGGGCGGAATTCCCGCCTCCCGCATCCAGTGCTCTATCGTTTCATAGGAGGTGCTATTCCAGCCGTTTGGCTCCCCGTCGGCATTCAGCCGCTGCTTGACTCCCGAGATCACAATGTCGAGTGATCCTTGCAGCTCCGTTAGAGCATTGTCAAAAGCAGTCTTCTTCTCCTTCGCCTTCATCTCTGCCACCGTGCGCAGCTTACGCGTCTCGATGCCTTCCTCCGCCCGGATAATCTCCAGCAGGGTCAGCGCTTCTCTTGAAGCCAGACCGCTGGCATACCGTTCCTCCAGGGACCGCCGGTGTCCGGCCGCCGCCACATAGGCCGGTAGCCATTCGCGTGATACGAGTACGGCTTTTTTCTTAATAAATTTACCGTATCCGGCTAAGCCTTCCCCGGGAAATCTGACCCGCCATCCCCAAGGGTCGAGCTCTGTATCAGTATGCCAGTTCTCCTTCAGAGTTAGTCCGTTCACCGAAGGATGCCCGGGTATCAGGTCCGCCAGCGGAACGATGCCCAGTCTCTCCACCACCTCTGCCATCTGCTCAAAGGTAGTCACGCTCTCTAGTTTATCTGCTCTGCCCACTTGGCCTAGCCTCCTCATCACTCTGGCTTGTACACTTAGTTAAGCTTATCATAAGTGTCTGATCCCATACAGCGGATTCCCGCAATATAGGTGTTAATCAGCCGGGTAAGCGTGACATTCAGGTCCAGCGGCATTCCAAATCCGCCTTGATGATCCAGGGTGGACAATCCGTGCAAGATACTCCGTAATCCACGGACAGCATGAAGATTTCCTTCCTCGTCCAATCCGAAACCGGATATCACATGGATGACCAGCGACAGAATCTTGTCGCTGGCTGCTTCCAGAGCGGTGTTGCCTTGTTCCGGAGCTTTTAGCGTGGTTTGATATAGCCCCGGGTGGGCTCTGGTAAATCCGATGTAAGCCTTACTC
This region of Paenibacillus sp. FSL K6-1096 genomic DNA includes:
- a CDS encoding aminopeptidase, which codes for MTETEYQSKLDKYADLAVQIGVNVQPGQILVVNAPITAAEFVHLITAKAYAIGASQVKVNWSDEFVTRQQFEHAAPEVFTKPPTWFAGEMTELAENGAAFLSVIAENPDALKGIDPERIANFQKTRGAALTKYRELQMSDKVSWSIVAIPSQPWADKVFPELPADERVDKLWEAIFHTVRLDREDPVAAWQEHLDTLEQKADVLNSKKYHSLHYIAPGTDLTIELPEGHVWAQGDSINAQGHSFVANMPTEEVFTAPKKTGVNGTVRSTKPLSYGGNIIDGFSITFEQGKITSVTAEQGQEALEYLISLDEGAKYLGEVALVPHQSPISESGILYFNTLFDENASNHLAIGTAYAFCLEGGKEMNQEELTARGLNNSVTHVDFMIGSGEMDIYGITADGTREPVFLKGNWAF
- a CDS encoding aminopeptidase produces the protein MLDFTQKLENYALLAVKIGVNIQPGQTLVVNADIVAAELVRLIVRQAYEAGAKLVKVNYSDEFVTRTRYDLAPSESFLEPPKWQADELEDLARSGAAFLTIISADPDLLNGVDPTRITNHQKTAGQAMAPYREMLMSNHVSWSGLAFPSPSWAAKVFPDAAPEQQIDLLWDAIFKAVRADQENPVEAWSNHLAGLKSRCEQLNAKKYRKLHYTAPGTDLTLELPEGHIWCQAGAVNSRGMSFLANIPTEEVFTAPLKTGANGTVRSTKPLSYGGNIIDRFTLTLENGKVTDFTAEVGQEALASLLAMDEGAAYFGEVALVPYHSPISESGILYYTTLYDENASCHLALGAAYAFTLEDGINMTKEQLAERGMNQSLTHVDFMMGSPEMNIDGITDDGSIDPIFRNGDWA
- a CDS encoding WHG domain-containing protein; amino-acid sequence: MARAGLDTHTLVLAAAELADEYGIEEVTLAALAAKLGVRSPSLYNHINGLSGLRTLLAIYGQEQLYKVISEATKGLSGAAAVHAMSKAYIGFTRAHPGLYQTTLKAPEQGNTALEAASDKILSLVIHVISGFGLDEEGNLHAVRGLRSILHGLSTLDHQGGFGMPLDLNVTLTRLINTYIAGIRCMGSDTYDKLN